The DNA region CTTAGCATAGAGAAGGAAAAtaatgaagagaaaaataaagcccaaaaaaagaagggaaattTGAAGAAGTTAGCCCGGggtcaaaacaaagaaaatgaaatgggTATGGAGATAGCCAGTAGTATTGTGGGTGTCAAGTGGACTCTATGGGAAAATGATGAAGAAGCAGAGGTAGGAAGGTAGAAAAAGTTTTGTGGTAGCAGCTTAATCCCCCTTAATCTATCGGCGGTGTCTGCAAAGCAGCACCGCCGGGAGCCATGAATGCCTTAAGCTGGAACTGCCGGGGGTTGGGGAGCCCCCAGTCAGTTCGAGCGTTGTGCAATATTGTGCAATGATGGTGCCccaaactgttttttttttttttttttttttttttttttttttttatggagatGAAAGTTAGAGTGAGAAGGATGAGAAGAATAATGGTGAAGATAGGTCTGTTACATGGAGTAATTGTTCCTAGCCAAGGAAGAAGTGGGGGAATAGCCATGTTATGGGAAAGGGATCTAAACGTGGAGCTTAAAAGCTATACTAGGTATCATATAGATGCAGTAGTGACTGATCCTACTACTGGTTTTAAATGGAGAATTATAGGGTTCTATGGCAACCCGGATACAAACCGGAGGAAGGATTCTTGGGAGTTACTACAATTCTTAAATGCTTAATTTTAGATGCCATGGGTTTGTATGGGGGATTTTAACGAGATCTTATCAAGCTCTGAgaaatggggggggggggggggtctagAGAGATCCCAACAGCAGATGGGGGGGTTTTAGAAGAGTAGTTAATATGCGTGGTTTTCTGGACCTTGGATATGAGGGACTAGATTTTACTTGGTGTAACCAAAGGCTAGCTGGGGAAAGAATTCGATTAAGACTTGATAGGGTGCTGGCTTCAACAGAATGGAAGGATCAATACAAAGATGCTAGGGTCATCCATGTAGTGGATTCAACTTCAGATCACTGTGCTCTAATTCTAACTAACCAAAGGAATATCCAAGGAAGGGAAAAGGGGAGGTTCCATTTTAAGGCAGTATGGGTTAGACATGATAAATGCAATGAGATAATTCAAGATGCTTGGGAGAATCATTCAGGCTTTCAAACAGCTAGTGAACTTGCTAAAGGCCTGAGAGATTGTGCTGCGGGGTTGACAAGATGGAACAATTCTGATCTCAGGCATGAGGCTCGACTGATAAATGAGAAGAGAAAGCAGTTATAAGTACTAGTTCAGGCTGACAGGGATGGAAGTAGGGGAGAAGAAATTAATGTGCTAAGGAAGGAAATCAATGAGATGTTAGAAGATGAAGAAATTAGGTGGAACCAAAGGTCTAGAGTCCAATGGCTGACCCTGGGTGACAGaaacacaaaatattttcaccacAAAGCATCtcagagaaggaagaagaatgaAATCAGAGGCTTACTGGATGGAGAAGGGAATTGGTGTGAAGAGAAAACAAACATAGCAAACATTGCTCTGAGTTATTTCAAGAGCTATATTCTACCTCGGCCCCAACTAGAGTGATGGAAGTAGCAGACCTGATACCGAGAAGGATTACTAGGGAGATGAATGAAGTATTTACAAAGGAATTTCAAAAGGAGGAGATCATTCAAGCTGTTCAACAAATGCACTCAACTAAAGCACCGGGCCCTGACGGTATGTCTGCTATCTTTTATCAAAAGTATTGGGGTATCATTGGGGATGATGTGATAAAAACTGTTCTAaatattcttaattttaatgCCCCCGTAGCTGACTTAAACAAGACAAACATAGCTCTCAtgcctaaaataaataatccaaCAAAGATAAGTGAATTCCGATCAATAAGCCTCTGCAATGTTTCATACAAAATTGTGTCAAAGGTGCTTGCAAATAGACTGAAACCCCTCCTCTCCACTATCATTTCTGAAAGCCAGAGTGCTTTTGTCCCAGGTAGGCTTATAACAGACAATGTCCTGGTTGTCTTTGAAATCATGCATTATCTAAAGGAAAAGAAGGATGGCAAAGAGGGGTATATGACAATTAAATTAGACATGAGTAAAGCTTACGATGGAGTGGAATTGTGTTTTCTTGAAAAAACTATGATAAAGATGGGATTTGATAATAAATggataaaattaattatgagCTGCATAAACTCTGTCTCCTACTCTGTTCTCATAAATGGTGTGGCCCATGAGTGTATAACTCCCACGAGGGGGCTACGTCAGGGTGATCTCTTATCTCCTtacatgtttcttttatgtaCAGAAGGGCTAACGACTTTGTTGGTGGAGGctgaaagaagaaggaagattTCTAGTATTTCTATTTGCTGGGAAAGCCCAAAAATAATATGCTATctaaatgtaatatatatatatatatattaatgggaTATAGGAAAATTTGTGGAAGAGTGACTACCATTCTATAATACATATCAAAGCGCGTAGAATATCTGATGTAATGACAAACATCGAATGTCCAGTAAATTATCATGAGATGATAAATTGATGAGAAATTAAGGGAGATAATGATATTGATGGGGTTGGTGTGTGaaggaataaaaaatggaaTTAGTTGTTGTGGTTGCAGTGATTTAGAAAGCCCACCCTACGATACAATGCTGAATACATAGGCTCTTTTACTTTACGTGAGAGAGTCTTTCTAATAAAGTCTACTAATTAAAATAGTATCTTCGAGGAGCGGAACAAACCAAAACCATCCCTtcatatgttttgttttgttttgttttggggtATTTACTACAGAAGTACCCCTCTCTCCTCAATCCTCATCTCATCTCATGTTACTTTGTACTTGTACCTACTCTTTATATTTGTAATTGTTCAGCACCAGCTGGTACCACCACCATTCCattgtcttttttctttactaATAATTAATCCATCTTTATATAGACTCATCACATTTCAATCTTCATTGCATTGTCATCACTACtaccacctctctctctctgaattcCTCTTGGTCAGGTCAGTGTCCCTCCCTCCATCTATGCTCTAATTGCGCCTCTTTGTTATGCTTCTTTCAGTTTCATGTCTTACGTCTCTCAATTAACATTTTGAGATTTGCTAATTTGTTGccttacatttaaaaaaaaatttataatgggtatgtttttatatttatgggTGATATTCTGAGCCGATCTAGATCTTACATTTTGTGGCTGTGGACTTCACTTCTTGTTTCAAAATATTTGTTGACTAGTTTTACTGAGAAAACTTCTAGTGTATACATGCATATTTTCAGGGAAAAGAAAAGACGAGGAAATGTAATATACGCTGAAATGGGACTTTGATCCAAGTTCTTGAAAGTGATATTTGATCTTAGCTAGTCTGGTATTTTGTAGGAGTGTTCCCATACAAGAAATGGCTCACTTATCAATAGATCTTTGATTGCAAAATTCATGCGTCCATTGTCTCCACATTCCAATTTCAGCTGTCATTGCATCCTTTTCTATctgatttaattttaatataccTTCTTAGACCTTCATTTAAGCTTTCTTTACTCTTTATGAGCTTCCTCTGCTGCTCTTATTATCATTCTAtcattttttccccttcttgtTAGTACTGAAATTTCTTGATGAGCCGGTTAAGATCTGGAATTCGCTTACTAGTAGTGATGCTTATTGTGCATCTGGGCTTTTCTGGTTCCTGTAGTGGTCTCTTGAGTTGGGTTTTTTGTGTGGAGTATATTTCTCCTAAtaaagttgggttttttttttttttaaattttatttttaatctggTTTTGGAAATGGGGTTTTGATCCTGGAGTGAATTTGGAAGAATTTTAACTCACATTGTGGTTTAAATGAATTTGGACCACTGATTTAGTGCTAATAGGCTAAGATCCATTTActcattttagttttaattacTGCAGGAATTTGGAGAGTCCGGTCACATCAGGAAGCAAGATAAGATCTATGAAAAACATGGAATTTCCAATGATTTTTATTGTCTGCAGTGCCCTGCTTCTTCTGTGTACTTCAACAGCTTATGCTCAGACTGCTAAGTCTCCCTCAATAAGCCCAACCCCAACCCCAAGCCCAGCACCAGCACCAGCACCAGCACCAGAGTATGTCAACCTCACAGATTTGCTCACTGTGGCTGGTCCATTCCAAACCTTCCTTAACTACCTGCAGTCCACCAAAGTCATAGATACCTTCCAAAACCAAGCCAACAACACTCAGGAAGGTGTTACCATATTTGTACCAACAAATAGTGCCTTCTCATCTCTTAAGAAGCCTTCTCTATCCAATCTCACTCAAGACCAGCTCAAGTCACTCATTCTCTTCCATGGCTTGCCCCATTTCTACAGCTTAGCAGACTTCAAGAACCTTACCCAATTGAGTCCTGTACCTACCTTTGCAGGTGGGCAATACACATTGAACTTCACCGATGCATCCGGGGTAGCACGAATTAGTTCAGGATGGTCAAACACCAAGGTGAGCAGTAGTGTGCACTCCACTGACCCTGTTGCAATTTACCAAGTTGATAAGGTCCTTCTCCCTGAGGCAATCTTTGGCACTGACATCCCTCCAACCCCGGCACCAGCACCATCTCCAGACATTGCTCCTGCTGCAGATACTCCATCTGGGGCAACCAATGGAGGCAAGTCATCTTCAGCATCTTCACCAAGCAATTCTTCATATAAAATGATCAGCTGGGGGATTTGGAGTCAGTTGGTTTTGGCACTTTCAGGTGTGCTGGTCTTGTTCTTGTGAGGGAGGATTTGTTGAAccaattcatttttattaaggGGGGTATATTCGGATTTGGTTCATTTGCTTTGATATGAAATCATTTTTTGAACATATTTGTTATGGAATTTATGTATGAGAATGTGATTTACCGTTATTCAAAATGCATTCTGtttgatttataatttataagggGGTTGGATGGATCTATAATTATCATATTTTTGAGGGGGGAAGCAATATTGTAGTTTATGATGTTCTATGCAACATGGTTCCTGTGTTATCTCCCTCATTGATACGGAATATTTAAAAGTGGCATATTGATATTACTGTATGTACTGCATAATAAGATGAGCAAGATGCCccttttaaaacaaaataatccCACATCATGGTGGTTTTCTTCGAAGGGACTTTTGAAAGTTTCTGTTAATTAGTTCGTTTACTTTAACAATACTCGAGGTCGAGGGGATAACTTCCACAAAAAGTGACATGttcaatgattaaaaaaaaaaaaatcatattgtgTTTGGTTAAGGTTGTcgctctcccccttttttttttttatttttttatttttaagtgctTAAGGTATTAGCATTGGACTGGCCATCTCCATCTGACtagtctaattaaaattttgcttacgaacttaaaaaaaaaaaaaatccaatattaCAGTGGACGTTTCATGTCCACAATCATGACGAGTTTGACGATAGTGGGGGCGGTTGATTTTCTCATTATTGAGAATTTGAGACAGCTCTATCTTcgatgtcaaaaaaaaaattgagacagCCGAGTTTGGTAGGGGCGGAGCTATTAATGTTTAAGAAAGAGATTTTTGGCTTTATGGTGacttttgtaaattgtaatgatGTTGGCTCCGACAATAAATGAATTAAGGCCTGGTTCCATAAAaggtttgtttatgtttttttttttttttaattatttttttttataaacaagtcAAATGTGAGCTAATTTTAagcttgtttaataaatgaactaaagtctaataaaaaaataaaattatttacaaatagGTTCATGAATAGTAAGACTAGATAAAAAGCAAGTTGGGTCTAAACTCTTTttatgagcttggaaataagtttgatatgagcctaacaattAAACTCACATCTTGCTTAAACATTTAAGTAATTGAGAATTATGATTTACTCATTCAAGCCAAATAGACTTTAAATGAATTTGATAATGTACTTGTGTTGGATTTCAAGTTCAAAAGAATGATATTAAACTTGAGCTCGGCTTGACTATTAAATCAAACCGAGCTCCATCTTTTAGACTTTTTGATGAACTCAAGCTCGAATATCATTTATAGGCTTGGTTCAAGCTCGATTCAAGCTTGAACACTCACTACTCGACAAAGTTTGACTTATTTATCGTtttagttttggttttggtttcattttagAATTGGTTTCAGATCTGtgaatatatttgtttttagttaagaaagaaagaagcatGGAAAtacaaaatagtattttaatagAATGGAGGGAGAAAATAGATAATTGGATGTGGAAAATATAAGACAGTGAAgaggaaaaatagaaaatccAACTTCTTAAAGTTAAAGTGCTGCTACTCTTTTGCCAAATAAATTAGGCCAAACTCAGTTGATATTAAAAGCTCCACAGGCAACAGAAGCTGGTTTACGGACCACCCATTATGGCACAACAAATATTATCACGGATTGGGTATGTTCACCATCAAATTTAAATCATATCTAGCCGCAACAGACAACTACCATTTCTTTATCACATAGTaggtgccaaaaaaaaaaagttcggAATTCTCAAATCCTTTCggtgtttattattattatttagactATTTTTATCTCAAGGATATTCTCACCAATTTATTGTTCCcttaaatatttcttttctttttgtttttcttttttaattttttttggtaactgTTTGTTAAACATTTAATAAATCAAGTTCACGCtcacaattttgttcaataacatattattatatttgaacttgatttatttaataattaaatctaAACTCATGATTAAGCTTAGTTCCAAAACACTCAGAATTAAGCTTGATTTGTTtgttaaataaatgaatatatatatataaaagtgtaaagttgtaatttacaactattttgtgttagttttaattccgtgccaaatttgattgtaatttcttcaatcatattttcttgtatttatgtgggtttttaattgtaagggatgagtgtgagagagtgtgaagactcaaacttaaaatgataaacaaGTGGATTTAGTGAGTGTCTCGCGAGAAGCTTACTTGCGAAAGAGCCACGTGTAGAGTACATGactggaagatgaagagttATGCTAACCTGGAGGTTTTCGCAAGTGTCTCGTGAGTAAGGCCAACCCACGAAGTACTCACAAAACTTTCTGATTGGCAAAAAgttgtgttttgctttaccaagtctttacccacaaattgtaaggagtgcttttagagagaaaactctagaaaatacacttgagagttagagattgttatacccacaatcatctacacatttccttgtggttttcctcaactcctacctctccatctctataTCTTTGAGAGTTGATAGCgtaaacacttaccacacctattctgagtgtcaagtgagattttggtaCTGTTGGAAAGTATTGAAATGAGTCATTCATTGGCAAATGCAATTGAGTTGAAttgtgggatctggaaagctagagAGGACAAGGTTTCGAATAGCAGGAACTTAGAGGGCTtaagtacatggggtagactaggcttgaagggtcttctgttattcatgtactccaactttatcctctagtggatcgatttcgacttggagggtcacGAAGAGGTTTTCATTAAGTTCTTCggtttcttcttcgataacacTTCTcagtattatcttgtgtttgcatatctcttccctactctttaagcttttcttttattgttgataattgatgaatatggcttagggtagtgttATCGGTTGTTTGTGcttatttactcttattccgcacttagcttaagttagagtaaaaacaatctaaccataatttttatttgggagtctgaacaagctcttgtgtattTACATCATCTGAgatttaattaagtttttttcatttatataaaaaaaaaaaaagaaa from Castanea sativa cultivar Marrone di Chiusa Pesio chromosome 6, ASM4071231v1 includes:
- the LOC142641205 gene encoding fasciclin-like arabinogalactan protein 7, which codes for MFCFVLFWGIYYRSTPLSSILISSHVTLYLYLLFIFVIVQHQLVPPPFHCLFSLLIINPSLYRLITFQSSLHCHHYYHLSLSEFLLVRNLESPVTSGSKIRSMKNMEFPMIFIVCSALLLLCTSTAYAQTAKSPSISPTPTPSPAPAPAPAPEYVNLTDLLTVAGPFQTFLNYLQSTKVIDTFQNQANNTQEGVTIFVPTNSAFSSLKKPSLSNLTQDQLKSLILFHGLPHFYSLADFKNLTQLSPVPTFAGGQYTLNFTDASGVARISSGWSNTKVSSSVHSTDPVAIYQVDKVLLPEAIFGTDIPPTPAPAPSPDIAPAADTPSGATNGGKSSSASSPSNSSYKMISWGIWSQLVLALSGVLVLFL